One segment of Clarias gariepinus isolate MV-2021 ecotype Netherlands chromosome 6, CGAR_prim_01v2, whole genome shotgun sequence DNA contains the following:
- the ddx17 gene encoding probable ATP-dependent RNA helicase DDX17 — translation MRGSSSYGDRDRDRGRDRGPRFGSSRGGPPPPKKFGNPGDRLRKKKWDLSELPKFEKNFYSEHPEVQRMSPYEMEEFRRKKEITVRGSGCPKPVTSFHQAQFPQYVMDVLLQQNFKEPTAIQAQGFPMALSGRDMVGIAQTGSGKTLAYLLPAIVHINHQPYLERGDGPICLVLAPTRELAQQVQQVAYDYGKSSRIKSTCVYGGAPKGPQIRDLERGVEICIATPGRLIDFLEAGKTNLRRCTYLVLDEADRMLDMGFEPQIRKIVDQIRPDRQTLMWSATWPKEVRQLAEDFLQDYIQINIGALELSANHNILQIVDVCMENEKDNKLIQLMEEIMAEKENKTIIFVETKKRCDELTRRMRRDGWPAMCIHGDKSQPERDWVLSEFRTGKAPILIATDVASRGLDVEDVKFVINYDYPNSSEDYVHRIGRTARSTNKGTAYTFFTPGNLRQARDLVRVLEEARQAINPKLLQLVDSGRGSGGGRMRYRGSNSNNPNLMYQDECDRRMRSVGGSGGSSGKDNRGGSSYSRDGRSSRDDRSSSSSYRDRSRDGRNSYSSGDQYQTYNSSGGGAYNSRGGGMSQTGGGSNGGTGGGQQNQSGPPQGPFNQGPPPPPQSGAGPGPQPLMAQQFAPPPPPQPMMGFMGPGPYSFGPPPPPPPQQQRK, via the exons ATGAGAGGGAGCTCTTCATACGGAGACAGGGACAGAGACCGCGGACGGGACAGAGG GCCCCGCTTTGGATCTAGTCGTGGAGGTCCTCCTCCTCCTAAGAAATTTGGGAACCCCGGAGACCGTCTGAGGAAGAAGAAATGGGACCTTAGTGAGCTTCCAAAGTTTGAGAAAAACTTCTATAGCGAGCATCCAGAGGTCCAACGCATGAGTCCG TATGAGATGGAGGAGTTtcgcagaaagaaagagatcaCCGTCAGGGGCTCGGGATGCCCGAAGCCGGTGACCAGCTTCCACCAGGCGCAATTTCCCC AGTACGTAATGGATGTACTGCTGCAGCAAAATTTCAAGGAGCCCACAGCTATTCAAGCACAGGGCTTCCCCATGGCTCTCAGTGGCAGGGACATGGTGGGCATTGCACAGACTGGATCTGGAAAAACACTCGCT TATCTACTTCCGGCCATTGTGCACATCAACCACCAGCCATATCTGGAGAGAGGAGATGGACCCATC TGTCTGGTTCTGGCTCCAACACGTGAACTGGCGCAGCAGGTGCAGCAGGTGGCGTATGACTATGGCAAGTCTTCCCGAATCAAGAGCACCTGTGTGTATGGAGGAGCCCCAAAGGGTCCACAGATCAGAGACTTGGAGAGAG GTGTTGAGATCTGCATTGCCACCCCTGGTCGTCTGATCGACTTCCTGGAGGCAGGGAAGACAAACCTGCGCAGATGTACCTACCTGGTGCTGGACGAGGCAGACCGCATGCTGGACATGGGCTTCGAGCCACAGATCCGCAAAATTGTAGATCAGATCCGC CCTGACAGGCAGACACTGATGTGGAGCGCTACCTGGCCTAAGGAAGTTCGTCAGCTAGCAGAGGACTTTCTCCAGGACTACATCCAAATTAACATCGGGGCTCTGGAGCTCAGTGCGAACCACAACATCCTGCAGATTGTGGACGTGTGCATGGAGAACGAAAAGGACAACAA GCTGATTCAGCTGATGGAGGAAATCATGGCAGAGAAGGAGAACAAGACCATCATTTTTGTGGAAACAAAGAAACGCTGTGATGAGCTGACTCGCAGGATGAGGAGAGACGG atggccTGCAATGTGCATTCATGGTGACAAAAGTCAGCCAGAGCGAGACTGGGTCCTTTCAG AGTTCCGCACTGGTAAAGCTCCCATTCTTATCGCAACTGACGTCGCCTCTCGCGGGCTGG ATGTGGAAGATGTGAAGTTCGTCATTAACTACGACTACCCGAACTCATCCGAGGACTATGTACACCGTATCGGGCGTACTGCCCGTAGCACCAACAAAGGCACAGCCTACACGTTCTTCACACCCGGAAACCTGAGGCAGGCCCGTGACCTTGTGCGGGTTCTGGAGGAGGCCCGACAGGCCATCAACCCCAAACTTCTGCAGCTGGTCGACTCTGGACGCGGGTCAGGAG GAGGAAGGATGCGTTATCGTGGCTCCAACTCCAACAACCCTAACCTGATGTATCAGGATGAGTGTGACAGGCGCATGCGCTCCGTTGGTGGAAGTGGAGGGAGCAGTGGTAAGGACAACAGGGGTGGCAGCAGCTACAGCCGAGATGGGCGCTCAAGCCGTGACGACAGATCTTCTTCATCGTCATACCGCGATCGTAGCCGGGACGGCCGGAATAGTTACAGCTCAGGGGATCAGTACCAGACGTACAACAGCAGCGGAGGTGGAGCTTACAACTCGAGAGGGGGTGGGATGTCACAGACCGGGGGCGGCAGTAACGGTGGGACTGGTGGAGGGCAGCAGAACCAGTCGGGACCACCACAGGGGCCATTCAACCAGGGTCCTCCCCCACCACCACAGTCCGGTGCCGGACCAGGACCACAGCCCCTGATGGCCCAGCAGTTCGCGCCACCTCCACCACCTCAGCCCATGATGGGATTTATGggtccagggccgtactcgttCGGTCCCCCTCCACCTCCCCCACCTCAGCAGCAAAGAAAGTAA
- the LOC128527190 gene encoding protein N-terminal asparagine amidohydrolase-like isoform X5 — MPLLTQNKRVDRVVSTTELFSKYSHFKENAKLFRSRAPVTVDQKCLLYVQQREFAATTPADSSVSVIGSDDATTCHLVVLRHTGSGATCLAHLDGSSTRTEVPLLVNAVTALSNPSKAGRLELHLVGGFDDDKKTSHNLSREILAAFQKQKEEIHLETCCITDMNDVVTDGIHRPIIYGIGVNVKTGEIFPAVFPHKGPAEDLRSARSFTGGQIADVYDSSKEQMMIGPCRWTPNTDLAFWLDEDDETILQYLSTSPYAEPPHFVQHIKSTIRFLLEHPNPHALFPGGQPQLFQRSEQGEWERVCP; from the exons atgccacTTTTGACTCAGAATAAACGAGTGGACCGTGTAGTATCAACAACTGAACTGTTTTCGAAATATTCTCATTTTAAG GAAAATGCCAAACTGTTTCGCTCCAGAGCCCCTGTGACAGTGGATCAGAAGTGCCTGCTTTATGTCCAGCAGCGGGAGTTTGCAGCAACAACACCAGCAGACA GCTCCGTTTCAGTTATTGGCTCTGACGATGCAACGACATGCCACTTAGTAGTTCTGCGCCATACAG gAAGTGGAGCGACTTGTCTGGCTCACCTGGACGGCTCGAGCACGAGGACTGAAGTTCCTCTCTTAGTTAATGCAGTCACTGCATTAAGCAACCCATCTAAAGCAGGCAG GTTAGAGCTTCATCTAGTTGGCGGGTTTGATGATGACAAGAAGACATCACATAACCTTAGCCGTGAAATTTTGG cAGCGTTCCAGAAACAAAAGGAAGAAATTCACCTTGAAACATGTTGCATTACTG ATATGAACGATGTTGTGACAGATGGGATCCACAGGCCAATTATTTATGGAATAG GTGTGAACGTTAAAACGGGTGAAATTTTCCCAGCCGTGTTTCCACACAAAGGACCCGCTGAGGACTTGAGGTCTGCACGTAGCTTCACAGGTGGACAG ATAGCTGATGTGTACGACTCTAGTAAAGAGCAGATGATGATTGGCCCATGCAGGTGGACACCTAACACAGACCTCGCCTTCTGGCTGGATGAAGATGATGAAACAATCTTGCAg TACCTGTCCACATCTCCTTATGCTGAGCCACCGCATTTCGTCCAACACATCAAGTCCACAATCCGCTTCCTGCTGGAACACCCGAACCCCCACGCTCTGTTTCCCGGGGGGCAGCCCCAGCTCTTCCAACGATCAGAACAGGGAGAGTGGGAGAGAGTCTGCCCCTAG